CGCCGTCCACGCCCGGGGCCATGGCCATCGAACTCAACGCCACACCTGTGGTCGGTGGATCATCCTCCGGGGGCCAGAGGAAACGCCCGTGGGAGATCACAGCCACATGCATCCCGAAGCCCGCGACCTGTTTGGCAGAATgccggccgccatggacgacgaGACGATGAACCGTTTCATCATCGAGAACATCATATTCGAAGGTGGTGCGGCTGCGGCTGCCTTCGCAGGCGGTGCGGGCGCGGCTCCTTTCGATCCCGACGAGACCCAAAGCCAAGACGGCCGAGCCCCCTTCATGGCCGACACCTTTGATCATGGTGGCATGGACGACCAGTTCATGCAAGACCAAGTTGGCATGGGCAATGCCTTCCCTCTCGACCACGAATTCCCGGAGGACTACGACCTCTCGACCAGTTCATGCGGACGAAGGCATACACGTAGTCGAAGGACAAGCTCCTTTGTGAGTGTTGGAGGGACATTGGACAAGACCCCAAGGTCGGCGCCGAGCAAAAGGCATCTACCTTTTGGCTGCGTGTTCATCGCGAATTTCATGAACGCGAGAAGTTTGCGCCGTACCAAATGGAGAGCAAGCTGTCGTGGTGATCTCACGGCAGATGCCATGGGATGGCTAAAAGAGGGGATGAACACAAGGGCaccggtgggctccagaggcgaggtcggtACTAGCGAGCGTGTGACACAAGACGTACCCAGGtccggggctctccggagagataatacccctagtcctactGAGTGTGGTTTATATGAGGTGgatacaagcttgctccttgagctgttctGGGGAGGAAGGAAGACTGGCCAGTGCATAGGCCGTTCCCTCTCCGTGTGGGTGAATGTGTGTGGGCTAAGCTAAGGATTCAACCCTCTGCAAGGAGGGGCTCCGGGGGGTCTTATAGGCTGCCCCCCGGGGTTACAATGGTAATGGTACATGGGCGCGAGGCCCTGGTGTTAGTGTCTAGGAGCCGGCAGTGGGGGCTGCCGGGTGCAGGCCGTACCGGGGCCGCCGGGCGCGGGTACGGCCGGCTGCTAGGTACTGTGGCACGCCTCGCTGGGCGTCATGGGACGGCCAGTGCCGCCCCGCTACTGGGCCGTGCCCCTAGGAGTGGCTGGTGTCGGCGTTCTCAGATCGGGGGTACCCAgacctgcctgcctgcggcccagcgcgtggctccatcgacggtcCGGTAGGCCCAGCTCCAAGACCTCAAGggcaagaccctcacgagggcccctgtcctcgcgaggcgaacgacaCCAAGATCTCCCGAGGAGCGGCTTCGCAAGCCTGCCTCCAgaggagcggagattcctatgcaagcctcccgcctcgcgaggcgtgcgatgacgtgagccatgacgaccaaggccaggtgcGAGCCAGCGGGCGCAGTCCAGGACATTTTCCTCTttcgtgctaaggaggcaaggacgTACGCGGATTCCCAAGGGATcccccaaaggtttccattcaTGTGCAACAAGACAAGACCACGAGCTCAGCAGCATGGATGTCATCGTCAAGCCCACCTCTGCGTCATGACCAGAAGctttgtaggcgaagaccacctttcgtcaggataagatgtactattgccccccttcaaaattggccgttgtggtaTTCCTCCCCGCCTAAGCTATGAGGGAAGAGAGCCGGGCCTAGTATAAGTATAGGCTAGTCTCCATCTCAGAAAAAGGTGGAACCCTGGAACCATTGAGCTCTCCCGAGGCAGCTCACCCACTGCACTAATTTATCCTCAACCTCCTCATGAgaccaatccaccacaaagcaggagtagggttttacaccgcaaggtggcccgaacctgggtaaatctcTGTGTTCATCTGTATCCCCGCTCGCACGAACTCGACGAGGCCAAGCCCTAGGGCAATGAGCTAGGTTAGatcttcgcacacgccccagagttcaaaccttgtTTGGGTCCGCGGAGCCCCGattccgacatttggcgtgccaggtaggggcgtGTCAAAATCCTTCTTCCGGCTTCGCTTTGCCTCTGCTTCATCGTTCGCATGGCCGACGCCGTCCGCTCCGCTGCTCGACCCGTCGTCCCCGGAATACCATGGGTTGCCCGGCATTCACTCCTGACCTGCGCTGTGTGCTATGGCCGGTCAGGTTCAGGCCGGTGCTGCccccgcgctacgacggcgcggctgACCCCATGGAGTTCCTCCAACTATATGCCCAGAGCATTTTGGCGGCAGGGGGCGACAATAAAGCCATAGCAAACTGGCTCCCTCGGGCTCTCACGGAAGTTCCGCGTTCTTGGCTCCGCGACCTCCCGGAGGCCTCGGTGTCCTCCTAGGAGGAGCTCCGCGGTCAGTTCATCATGCGCTTCGCAGCTCCGGGGACCCACGCGGTCGCTTGCATCCTCGGCGGGTCTCTAGCGCCTGCGTCTGGTCGCCATGCCAAGTAGCTCTTCAGCCAGGCGAACACCGTACGGCCTCAGCCCGAGACCACGCGGTCGCGCATGGAGCGGGCCACCATCACCTTCGACTCCAACGATCATCCTGAGTCTGTGACCGCCGCCGGAGCACTCCCCATGCTCTGCACACCCACCATCAGCAACGTCTCCGTCACCAATACTCACATCAGCGGCACCGCTAGTCTCAATGTGCTTTCGATCGAGACCTTTGAGAGGCTCCAGGTGCCCTATGATCAGCTCATGCCCACCAGGCCGTTCTCTGGGGTGACAGATGGCTCTGCCGTCCCTCTGGGGCAAGTGCGCCCCcttgtcaccttcggcaagcgcgacaacGACCGTACTGATCTCACCGACTTCGACGTGGCCTGCATCGGCCTCCCTTACAATGCCATCTTGGGGTACCCTGCTCTCGCCAAATTCATGGCAGCGACCCAGCCGGGCTACAACGTCATCAaaatgccgggaagcggcggcgTCATCACCGTGGCCGGAGACAAGGGGGATGCGGTTCGAGCACTCAAGATCGCCTACAGGGCCGCGGCAGCCTCGCGACCAGACGTCGAAGAGGCCTCGGGGGCTCTCCAGGCCACACCGGCAAAGAAGAAGCATCAGTTCTCCTAGGACCGCGCCAAGACGAAGAAGGTGTTCGTCGACAATGATAATACAGGCCCCACTTTCACCATCGGCGCCGGCCTACCCTCGGGTCAGGAGAAAGCGCTCATCCGCTTCCTCCGGGCAAACAAGGACGTATTTGCATGGAAGGCATCTGATCTGGTTGGTGTCCCAAGAAAGGTAATCGAGCATCACCTGGCTGTATGCCCCAATGCCCATccggtgaagcagaaggcgaGGCGTCAGACGCAGGAAAAGCAGGAGTTCATTGTCCAAGAGGTGCGCAAACTGCATGATGCTGGGGTCATACGAGAGGTGCGGCATCCGGAATCGCTCGTCAACCCTGTCGTTGTCCCCAAGAAGGGCGGccaggagcgcatgtgtgtcgacttcacgagcctcaataaggcttgccctgaGGACCCTTTTCCGCTTCTGCGGTCGATCAAATCGTGGACTCTACCGCGGAGTGTGATCTGTTATGCTGCCTGGATGCATTCTTGGGTTATCATCAGATAAAAATGGCAGCAGAAGATGTCGAGAAGACGGCCTTCATCTCCCtatgcggggtgtactgctacactcgcatgcccttcgggctgagaaacaccggcgccaccttccagcggCTCACGCACATCGTGTTGGGGTCGCATCTGGGGAGAAACGCAGAGGCATACGTTAACGACATCGTGGTCAAGTCACGCGAGGAGACGATCCTGATTGAGGACCTGGAGGAAATGTTCGCCAACCTGCACAAGGTGAACCTGAGGCTCAACCCTGAGAAGTGCGTTTTCGGGGTCCCGCCCGGCAAGCTGCTCGATTTTCTTGTCTCTCACCAAGGAATAGAAGCTAACCCTGAGAAGGTCAAGGCTATCGAGAAGATGTGCCCCCtcagaccctcaaggaaatgcagaagctggcagGATGTGTGACTTCCTTGGGGCGCTTCATTTCCAAGCCGGGTGAGCGCGTGctgccattcttcaagctgatgaataGAAAGGGCCCCTTTGAACGGACTCCTGAGGCAGGCAGCCTTcgaagacctcaagaaatacctcacgAGCCCGCCCGTCATGGTGGCGCCTCGCCCCCGcgagcccctggtgctctacTTGGCGGCAACCCCCCACTCGGCCAGTGCGGCACTCGTGGCAATCCGAGAGGAGTGCGCCGGCGCCTGAGGGAAGCTCGAGGGCCCGCGCGGGGCTGTAAAGCGCCCCGAGCCCTCGTGTCCTCAGGATGGCGCCCCCGGGAGTCCAGTCCCCTTGTTGCTCGATGAGGCCCCTGGGCCCCGCGCCCCCGCGCGGAGCGGGTCACCGACTGCGCCCCGCACCTCCTCGAGCatccggtttactttgtcagcatGATGCTCAGAGATGCGCGCACACGCTACCCTATGCCGCAGAAGCTCCTCCTCGCGCTCATGGTCACCTCGAGGAAGCTGCGCCATTATTTCtagggtcaccccatcaaggtcgtgtCCACGTACCCCCTGGAGAGGGTGCGCCGCAGCCCCAACGCTGCCGGTAGGGTCGTCGAGTGGAATATCGAACTGCAGGCCTTCCAGTTGGAAGTTAGCATGACCATGTTGATCAAGGGAGCGCCGCTCACCGACTTCGTGGCGGAATGGACGGACACATGTGACCAGGAACTGTGAAAGGATAGGTCCTTGGCACCGGGCGACGAGGCgccagatggctgggtcatgcacttcgatggggCTTTCGCGCGACAAGGTGAGGGAGCCGGGGTCATGCTCATGTCCCCGACCAACACCAACTCTACTACGCCGTCTAACTTTgctttcagcacggcgagaaggtctccaacaacatcgcagagtaCGAGGGCTTGATCGCCGGGCTCAGGGCTGCGACCGCCCTGGGGGTCAAGCGCCTCATCAAGGGCGATTCCCAGCTCCTTGTCAATTTTTCCAACAAGGAGTAcaagccgaaggacgagcacatggaggcatacctggAGGAGGTGCGTAAAATCGAAAAGCAGTTCCTGGGCTTGGAGTTGCAGCACGTCCCGAGGGGCGTGAACAAGGAAGCTGATGAAATTGCCAAGCGGGCATCGCGCCGCGAACCTCAAAGCCAtggtgtctttgaggagcggctctctAGGCCGTTAGCCGCGCCCCCAGCATCAGGGGCGACGCTACCATAGGAGGAGCTACCTCTCGCGCCACCCGCAGGCGCCCCGGCCTGTGGCTCGACCTCAGGAGCCCGCCTGCTCCTCGCACTGGCACCTCAGGAGGGTAGTTGGACCCAGGAGTTCGAGGTGTACCTGCTCCACGACACTGCctgagaaggaggaggacgcggagcgtgtggcCCACCAGGCCACAACTTACTGTTTGCAGGATGACAAGCTGTACCGCAGGCGCCCTAACGACGTCTCGCTAAGATGCATCTCAGAAGACCAAGGGCACGAGCTGCTCGCAGACATCCATGGGGGAGATTGCGGGCACCATTCTTCGTCGTGCGCCCTCATGGGAAAGGTGTTCCGCAGCaggttctactggcctacggcgctCCACGACGCCACTGAGTTGGTCCGATcttgtgaagcctgccagttccatgccaagaAGATCCATCAGCCGACTCAAGGGCTCCAGACCATCTCGCTCTcatggccttttgcggtctgggggctagacatACTGGGCCTGTTTCCTCGGGCGGTCAGCGGCTACCGCTAtgtctacgtcgccatcgacaagttcaccaagtgggcggaggtggagccTGTCCGCACCATTCTTGCAGGCTCggccgtcaagttcatcaagggcctcgtaagCCGGTTCGATGTCCCCAACCGCATCTTTACCGATAGTAGTCAATGGCTCCCACTTCACAAGCAACCTCTTTaggacatattgtgctaaccttggaacgcagatatgctaagCTTCGGTGGCTCACCTGCGGAGCAACAACCAGGCCGAGCgtgccaacgcggaggtcctgaggggcctcaagaccagaagcTTGAAGAAGAAGCTTGAGGCCTGCAGCAGGGGTTGGCTGGACGAGCtacagtccgtgttgtggtccgtCCGCACCACCGCGACTAAGCCCACCggtgagaccccgttcttcctcgtctatggggCCGAGGCGGTCCTCCCGCTCGAAATCAAGCATCATTCCCCACGAGTCTTGGCATTCGACGAGGCGCGACAGGATGTCTCACGGGGAATGGACCTTGTGCTCGGAGAGGAGGCCCATCGTCAAGCCTCCCTGCGCGccgcaaggtaccagcaggcgctgcgggcCTGCGGCGCTACCACTGCTGCAACGTCCGCGCCCAAACTCTCGAGGTTGgagacctcgtcctgaggcgggtcctctccagggaggGCCTCcataagctctcgcccatgtgggagggcccgttcagggtcgcccgcgtctccaggcctggcgccgcgtgcctggagacagaggacggggtccccatccagaaTGCCCGGAACATctagcatctccgcaagttcaacccgtgacactctcacgtaataatgagtgggttGTACACGCCCGGAGTCTCCCGGTGCTCCTTTTCACGGCCTCGCGGGAGCTCCCACCCACGCCCCAGTGGAAGCCCCAAGCTCCGCGCTGGCAGAAACGGTCGAACAACGACTATGCCCACGCCCAAGTGGAGGCCcaatgctccgcgctggtgggaaGACTAGTATGAGCGCTGAACGCGGCCATTTTCATCCTTTCTTGTAATTGATTTGCAAGTTCTTGGAATGAAGTTTGAAGATTTTGCATCTCTGTTTGAAAAGGGTCGGGATTTTCTCCTTGCGGTGTTTCCTTTCTTGAATCTCGTTTTTTTCTAAGGCAACAGTGCTTGCCTATTGCTCCCTCTCGCGCGTCCCGCGAGCGGGGGCTGGGTACGGTGTATACGCTTGGGCCAGCCCCGGCGGCGTCGAGGGCCCAGGCTGCAACAGCCGTGGGTCTGCCCGTGTGCACACCTCGCAAGACCTTGGCGCCTAAGTCCTCGCGCAATGCTCTCGAGCGAGCCTATATGCACGTGTAGCCTTGGTCCCCGACCTCAGGAGTGCTCATCTCCTGGCCTCGCCCAGGCATCACGAACCGGTAAACTAGCGACGGTTGACCCTCGCTCGAGGGCTCCAGACGAAGAATGAGCACTAAGGAAAGGTGGCCTGGGAAGGACGATTATGGTTCGACACATCATTTAGGGATCCTTCACCAAGTACTATTTACATTCCCATGGGGCCATGTTTAAAATATTGGCAGGCAAACAGAAGAGAGGCAAACCTAAGGGACACGTCGTCTTCATCACTGCTATCAGCCTCGCTCTCCCAAACTTCAAGTTGGTCTTCGCGGCCATCAGGGATGAATTCCGTGATTAAGTCATCCACGTGGTCCTCCACCCAGTCCCCCAGGGCACCCTGGATCACCCTAGGCACGGGGGCTGTCACGGCCTCGAAGTCGAAGTCGGGGTCGAAGCAAAGAAGATGACTGAAGGCACACGTCTCCGCCGGCGCGAGAAGGTCACGGTTTTTCTCTTCGACAAGCTGGCGCAACCTTTCCGCGCCTCCCTCAAGACGCTCCATGATCCTGGTAAAGAAGGCAAGGTAGCCGGCATCATCGGCTACTAGCgggctggagatgctctcatTGCAAACACAATTCAGGGCGCGGAGAGCTCTTCGCTCAAGATCTTGGAATAACTTGGAGCGCATGTGCCGCAGCCCCCGAGCCTGGTTTGCCTCATCTGTCGCCCGCTTGGCAAGGGAAGTAACGTCCCCCACCTGTTGGTAGAGGAAGGAcagctcggcctccgccgcggcctGGGCGTCCAACGCGGCCTTCTGACACCTCTCTGCCTCGACCAACTTCCCCTTGAGGTCATCAATCTCACCCTTCAGCTCATTGCGCCGTTCGTAGAAACGGGATTGTTGGAGCTTCAGCTTCCGGTGATGTTCCTTGGCGAGGGCTCGACGGGCCCCCGCGATCCTGTTGTCGATCTCCACCTGGACCCTTGACTCCCGAGAGGCCAGGGAGGCCTAGGCGGCCGTCACTTGGTCTTCCATTACATCCAGCCGCTCATGCTCCAAGCTTTGCTCCAGCGTCAGCGTGTCCTTGAGCGCGTGGAGCCTCGCCTCGCACGCCGAGGGCTCTCCCGCTGAGGCGGCCAGGGCGCCCTCTCGCGCCTTGGTTCGACGCTCGAGGGCAGCGTTTGAAGCAAGGAGCTCCCGCTCGTGATCTTCCGCGGCCTCAGCCTCTTCAAAGGCATGGTCGCGGGCTTCCTTCGCCGTGGCTGAATACTCTTCATCCTTCGAGCAAGCAGACTCGCGCTGCAGGCGGCCAAAGTTGACGGCGACCTCGAGTCGGCGCCACTCGCGCGTGAGCCGCAAGCGCTCGACCTCGATGTGCGAGTCGGCGTCATGAAGCTCCGACCCAAGCTGGCCCAGCATGCTCATCGCGTCCCGAAGGAGGCCATGCCACACGACGCCGCGACCGCACACGAGCTCCAGCGCTAGGCCAGGGCTTCGCTCCGTGCCGCAgtcagcggtggcggcgcgggagggcccaACCTTGCTCGATGAAGACCCTGGGGCTGTGGCCCCCTTGTCCGGCTCCCTAGCCCAGGGCAGGGCCCTACGCGAGCGCGATGCTTCACCCAAGGAAGGCATCGGCTCGCAGGGGAACCGGACGCTGGTGAAAATTAATGGAGGCAGCCTTGGCACTGCTTATGGGAGCCTGATGTCGTGCCCGAGGAGGAGCGCTGGAAATGAGGGGCTGAAGCCCTCCATAGGTTGCCTCGGTCGGCGCGTGGCCGCTCCATTGTGCCCCGCTGCGCAATCTGTGAGACGTGGTGACACTGCGAGGCCGGTGCCCTCAGGGGGGCGGTGCCGACACcggtacagcgaggtgctatacaaacggtttttaacccctttccgcaacggcgttttgaaccgtcgcctagtgagtgactgcgataggggggtccttcccacacgacccagaaaccgtcggggatatgccctcctggcacacacgcttggaaaaatgaggtcgtgtgcgaccggcgagcgatcaaatacggttatatgtacagtagtgctaaaaaaatacaattatacaggcgaaatcttttccggtcgtaagtacatcccacacagtcagtccccgctaaacgtttccattcgtatgtgcattccacacagtcaatccaaggaatacgtttccgttagtatgtacatcccacacagttaatccaagaagtacgtttccgttcgtatatacatcccacacagtcactccaaggaaaacatttccgttcgcaggtatatcacacacaattttccccattaaatcatttgtgacagcgttgccattgcacacgatattaacaattttatcgtttgcattACTGGATGCATCAcgcacggtgcgtagaagaaactgtgtggcaaaggctgttcatcacacacactttttatgtggtaaacatttgtGCAAGTTGGCCTAACACAaatagttttcaagaggatgtcatgtgtgattgttcattgatccaacacggtttattcctagaaactgtgtgcgttccTGAGGTCAttgcccacggtgttttctcaataaccgtttgcaatagaaaaacccaattagcaggctaattgccctattattaataatccatttattaatctaattgacatttcatattaagcacataatatatttcatttccatattaaggaagcaggatttcataattgaaatacatcagagtacaacatcatatagcttcaacactcagctaccccattataCAACTGCAcgagcaccaagtttcacatgaaACATCTacaacctttcgaaattagcatcatagacggaaCATAGACATATGAAtatcatctggaaaactgctgaagcagaaggcaaATATTGGGCCTTCATTGATGTTTAAGGtatttgcaactttaggccagtgcctgtggatgattgaccgtccatccttcgtcctcttcaagaacacttcaatattgaactgtgggtgttgtatggaaaccttcctcgcctcctgcccatacaggtggtttgagaggtaatcaccagtgaactgctttggaaagacATGAAAACAAGGATATGCATAAATATGTTCTCTAGATTTGAAATGGCGCAAAGAAATTAAAAAGAGAAGGTATAAAAGTTAGTACCATCccgtagtgaactgatgtcttcttcattgtgcagacaaatatcttgttgttttttgtcgctaatttctttatcgtAACAATCTTTCCGAgtgtcttgacttgactgatattaatggacaactcatttccacatatgcaaaaagggtcaaacagtgggtcaaaacctctgacaacaggacctacatgtgcaagaccaaattgttaaaaccctaatatttaaaaacaagaagtggaaaggtgtgttattaactgcaacaggcctaatatttaaaaacaagcaaacatagttaTTCAAACTTGTTTTGTGCAAGtctaagtacactagttattggcctatttggatccatgggttagagttagtttgagctagtttgggctcaaatagccctaaagtaccCAAACATGAGGGCTGGTTTTATCTTGTTGCGTCAAACCCGCCCAAAACAACTATCCCACCCAGGAGGTGCTGATTGgggctagttctcctagtgcatttattgtcaatataacaatgtcatccaaacacctctttggctagagttagttcagggttagtcattgTTGAGTATCATTGTTATTTAGGAAACGTAGGATAGCATAGGATTTATTCTACCTTGacttgtactccaagatgaccatgtactcctatatatatgcccacgaggctcaagcaatactatcaactattccaccaatctctctctctctctctcccttttaattgtcatgagctagaaactaactctaacctctagctaagttagagtatccaaacaatGCCATTGTTAAAtcaaatggaaaggcgtgttcaatactccctccggtccttcttactctgcatataagaattgtctgaagtcaaacttcataaagtttgacctcatttatataaaaaatatcaacatctagcatgctaaagttatacaatatgaaaatttaagTCATGACACATGTACTGATATTtatttcatattgtgaatgttggtattttgttctataaagttggtcaaactttaagAGGCCTGACTTtagacaaatcttatatgcgaactaaaaaaattcggagggagtacaacatgcttaacagcaaccaaatatagTCATTCATAGAGCTATTGTTAAATttggtattgatgaaattgaactgcacagttcatactagcacatatagaacatcacactGTTAATAGtcgaaataaacaaggcatacaatgaacaaccaaagatggcaattgaaactggacatactacaaacaaccgaacaaccaTAAACCGTAGAAATAAATAAGGCGTAATGCAAACAACGTAATATAGCAATAAATACTGGACAAAGCTCTTTTGGGCCATTcactcctcgagctccccgggaagcgtagccgggcttaggctgcgatgctctggagtgggggaggggGTGGGATGGGGATCtctgggaaagggggcgtttcataggcgtcatctaagaaactcagggcggcgaGGGTATGTATATCGGTGGGTAAATTGCACTGGCAGACCGACACAGGTtgacgatggaggcggcggcgacctAGCTAGGTTTGGAGCGAGGGAGGGGTGGTGTGTATGTGTGTGAGCGGGGGATTTGGGGTGAGCGAAGGATTTGAGGTGTATGTGTGGAGGGGGTccaaggtggtgtttgaggaaatgccgcgggtactgaaaattttactaggcgggagtaaaatggCGGGGCTAccaaaaatttggatcaagggattGAAGAAAAGCGGGGCGGGAGTAAAATGctggggctactgaaaatttggttCTACTGATTGAAgtagagcgggagtaacagacatcacacacggtccaaacatactaatcatgtgctatcaaacagaaaaaccatttacgcgggtagatattttcgagattgcgagggagtagatatttttgagagggggagggaagcctcgtggagcccaatctaCTGTGATCATGTGGGTGACAGGGGCAGGGGCGCGGTACATGGGTAGTCCTAGGAAACCGTGTCTATTTCGTACCCGATCGCAGACGGTTGCTGCGTCCGACTCGTCTGTTGTTTATCAATTTGGCCAAAAAACACGTGAAAGGGTCAGAAcatgaacacacttgcatgtggaccaaatatatgtatgaaaagggtggtttgatgttcaaatacccaatgcacaactttgatgtggcacctgtcACACAAAGCGCATGTTATTATTTCTAGCCCCccccaaacacacacacacacacacacacacacacacacacacacacacttcgtGTTGCCAGGAGGGGAATCctagctatgaatgcatgcccccaaatATCTAGGTCTGACATCTCACCATACCGTACGCAACACAAAACCTAAAGGAGTACATCAACCCCCCCTCGTCCCTTTGCTTCTGATAAAATGTGGATCGTGTGCGGGCCCATAGATGTGTtcttcttgaaggaaatatgccctagaggcaataataaagttattatttatttccttatatcatgataaatgtttattattcatgctagaattgtattaaccggaaacataatacttgtgtgaatacatagacaaacagagtgtcactagtatgcctctacttgactagctcgttgatcaaagatggttatgtttcctagccattgacatgagttgtcatttgattaacgggatcacatcattaggagaatgatgtgattgacttgacccattccgttagcttagcactcgatcgtttagtatgttgctattgctttcttcatgacttatacatgttcctatgactatgagattatgcaactcccgtttaccggaggaacgctttgtgtgctaccaaacgtcacatcgta
This genomic window from Aegilops tauschii subsp. strangulata cultivar AL8/78 chromosome 4, Aet v6.0, whole genome shotgun sequence contains:
- the LOC141021639 gene encoding uncharacterized protein, which encodes MERATITFDSNDHPESVTAAGALPMLCTPTISNVSVTNTHISGTASLNVLSIETFERLQVPYDQLMPTRPFSGVTDGSAVPLGQVRPLVTFGKRDNDRTDLTDFDVACIGLPYNAILGYPALAKFMAATQPGYNVIKMPGSGGVITVAGDKGDADRAKTKKVFVDNDNTGPTFTIGAGLPSGQEKALIRFLRANKDVFAWKASDLVGVPRKVIEHHLAVCPNAHPVKQKARRQTQEKQEFIVQEVRKLHDAGVIREVRHPESLVNPVVVPKKGGQERINTGATFQRLTHIVLGSHLGRNAEAYVNDIVVKSREETILIEDLEEMFANLHKVNLRLNPEKCVFGVPPGKLLDFLVSHQGIEANPEKGHPIKVVSTYPLERVRRSPNAAGRVVEWNIELQAFQLEVSMTMLIKGAPLTDFVAEWTDTCDQEL